CCGAGCCGCTCGTCATCCACACGAAACTGCGCGGCGAAGCCCTAACCACGCGCGTCGTCGAACTGCTCGAACTCGTAAACCTGAGCCGCCAGTACTTGTATCGCTTTCCGCACGAATTTTCCGGCGGGCAGCGCCAACGCATCGGCATTGCGCGCGCGCTCGCGTTGCACCCGCGCCTCGTCATTCTCGACGAGCCAACCTCCGCGCTCGACGTATCGGTGCAAGCGCAGATTTTGAATTTGCTCGACGATTTGCAAAAGCGATTAAAATTGACATACCTCTTTATATCGCACGACCTCGGGGTCATTCGTTACATTTGCGACCGCGTCGCGCTGATCTATCATGGCAAGATTGTCGAAGAGGGCGACACGGAGCGGATTTTCACCGCGCCGCGCGAACCGTACACGCGAAATCTCCTCGCCGCGATGCCGATCCCCGACCCAGACGTGTCGCCATTTCGGAATTGATTATCCGCGAATCTCGCGAATCTTCGCGAATAAAAAATATGGGATTCGCGAATGAATGAGGTTGAATGTGGCATTGAAACAAGTTTTGGAAATTTACGAACTGCTCGACAGCGCGCACGTGACCGGAACCCAGGTCGCTGATATATTGAAAGCGCGCGGCGCGGATGACGTCGTCGTCGAGCGCGTGACCGGCGAACAAGGTCACACCGATTTTATTTCGTGCGCGATTCGTGGCAACGGCAATGGTCCAACGCTCGGCATCCTGGGTCAGTTGGGCGGCATCGGCGCGCGCCCGGCGCAAATCGGTCTCGTGTCCGATGCGGATGGCGCGATTGTCGCACTGAGCGCTGCGCTCAAACTTGCGGACCTGCGCCGAAATGGCGATGTTCTGCCCGGCGATGTACGCATCACAACACACATTTGTCCGCACGCACCAACACAGCCGCACGCGCCGACGCCGTTCATGGGTTCGCCGGTCGGCATCCACACGATGATCGTGCGCCAAGTGCAGCCGGAAATGCAAGCGGTTCTTTCGGTGGACACGACGCGCGGCAATCGTATCATCAATCAGCGCGGCTTTGCAATTTCGCCGACGGTGAAAGAGGGATACATCTTGCGCGTGAGCGAGGATTTGCTCAACGTGATATCCTGGGTCACCGGCAAAATGCCGGTCGTCTTTCCGATCACGACCCAGGACATAACTCCGTACGGCAACGATATTTATCATCTCAACAGCATCCTGCAACCCTCGACGGCGACGAGCGCGCCGGTCGTCGGAGTTGCGCTCACATCCGAGGTTCCCGTCCCAGGTCCCGCAACCGGCGCAAATCACGTGTACGATGACGAAATGGCGACGCGGTTTTGCGTCGAGGTCGCCAAGCTGTTCACCGCGGGACGTTGCCAGTTTTACGATGCGGACGAGTGGCAGAAAATCCAATCGCGCTACGGCTCGTTGATTTTTTTGCAAACTCTGCAACGGTAGACAAGAATTATCCGCGAATAACGCGAATCTTCGCGAATTTTTGATTTTTTATTCGCGTTATTCGCGTTATTCGCGGATAAATAATTCAGAGGATTACAGAGAATGTCTAATGATAGCACACGACGTTATCGGCTAGGATTTGACATCGGTGGAACGTTCACCGATTTTGCTTTGCTCGATCAAGCGACCGGCGAACTCAAAGTGTGGAAGGAATTGACGACGCCGCACGACCCCGCGCAAGGCGTGATGACTGGCTTACGCGGTTTGTTCGAGTACGCCGGGGTAAACGCCTCCCAGGTCGAAACTGCGATTCACGGCACGACGCTCGTCGCGAATACACTCATCGAACGCACCGGTGCGAAGGTCGCGCTGCTGACGACGAAAGGATTTCGTGACATTCTCGAGATTCGCAACGAGCAACGCTATGACATTTACGATTTGTTCCTGCAATTCCCCGAACCACTCGTGCCGCGCTATTTGCGCTTTGGCGTCGCCGAACGCAGCGATCGCGATGGCAATGTCATGATCGAGCCAGACGAAAATGAACTGCGCGCGATTGGCGAGCGATTACGCGCCGAGCACGTACAAGCGATTGCGATTTCGTTCTTGCATGCCTTTCGCAATTCGCAAAACGAAGAGCGCGTTGCGCGATTCATCGCGAGCGCGTTGCCCGGCGTGCCGCTGTCGTTGTCGTCCCAGGTTGCGCCGGAGATTCGCGAATACGAACGCACCTCGACGACGGTTGCGAACGCGTACGTCCAGCCGCGCTTGCGCGATTATTTGAATCGGCTCGAAAAATTGTTACAGGACCAAGGTTATACCGGGCGACTGTATTTGATGCTCTCGTCGGGCGGAAGCACTTCAACGCGCACCGCATCCGATTTTCCGATTCGCCTCGTCGAGTCAGGTCCAGCCGCCGGCGCGATTGCCGCGTCACACTTTGGCCTGACCGCGAATCGCCCGAACGTGATTTCGTTTGACATGGGCGGCACGACCGCAAAATTGTGTTTGATTCAAAACGGTCAGCCCGCGCTCGCGCGCGGCTTGGAAGTCGCGCGCGTGTCGCGTTTTCGCAAAGGCAGCGGCTTGCCGTTGCAATTTCCTTCGATTGACATGATCGAAATTGGCGCGGGCGGCGGCAGCATCGCGCACCTGGATCGGCTGGGCTTGCTCAAGGTCGGTCCGCAAAGCGCGTCCGCCGACCCAGGTCCCGCGTGTTATGATCTCGGCGGCGACGCGCCAACGGTGACCGATGCGAATTTGCTCCTGGGTTATCTCAATCCCGATTATTTTCTCGGCGGCAGAATGAAGTTGAACGTCGCCGCGGCAGAGCGCGCGATGGAACGCATCGCCAAGGCGCTAAACCTTTCGCCGGTCGAAGCCGCGTGGGGCATTCATTCGCTCGTCAACGAAAACATGGCGGCGGCGGCAAAGATTCACGTCATCGAGCAGGCGCAAGACCCGCGCAAGTTTGCCGTGCTCGCGTACGGCGGCGGCGGTCCGATCCACGGCGCGGGCGTCGCGCGCATTTTGAACGCACCCGAAGTGATTTGTCCGCCTTCTGCCGGTGTTGTATCTGCCGTCGGTCTGCTCATCGCACCGCTGTCGTTCGAATTGGTGCAATCGTTCCCGACGCGGTGGGATCGCGTTGATCTGGCGCAAGTCGAACACATCCTCGGCGATTTGCAAAACAAGGGCGAAGCACTGCTCGCCGAAGCCGGCGTGCGCGAAGGCGTCACGGTCGAACGTAGTGCAGATGGGCGATTCGTCGGACAATTGCACGAGTTGACGGTGCCGCTCCCGCACGAATCACTAGGCGATGAACACAGGACCCAGGTCAGCGAAAGATTCATGCGCCTGTACGAACAACGGTACGGTCACTTGCCGCAAATCCGGTCGCTCGAATTTTTGAGTTGGCGCATCACCGTATCCGGTCCACGTCCGCCGATGCAAACCTGGGTCGCGTCGCGTGCTGGCGATGCGACGGCGGCACAACGCGGCGAACGGCGCGCGTACTTTGGCAAAGCTGGGTTCGTCGCGACGCCAGTGTACGATCGTTACAAAATGATCCCAGGAATGCAATTCACGGGTCCCGCGATCGTCGAAGAGCGCGAGTCCACGGCGATTGTTCCGCCGGACATGGAGTTGACCGTGGATGAAAAACTGAACTTGATCATCAAGGCGAAATAATTTATCCGCGAATCTCGCGAATAAACGCGAATAAACGAACAAAAAGATTCGCGAAGATTCGCGTTATTCGCGGATTAACTGAGGATAGTAATGAGTTCTTTCGATTCACTCACACTTGAAATTTTATGGAGTCGCCTCATCTCGCTCGTAGACGAGATGGCGGTGACAATGTTGCGCACGTCGTTCTCGACAGTGATCGGCGCGGCAAATGATTTCGGTTGCGAATTGCTCGATAGTCGGGGGCGCGGTTTGGCGCACGCGACGCGCAGTATGCCGGTGTTCAATCAGACCTTGCCGCACGTCACAAAACATTTCATCGAAAAGTATGGCGAAGACGGCATTCGTCCCGGCGACATTTACATCACGAACGATCCGTGGCTGTGCGCCGGACATCAACCGGACATCGCCGTGATTTTGCCGTTTTTCCGCAACGGCAAGCGCGTCGGTTTTGCCGGCAGCATTGGGCACATGGCAGACATTGGCGGCGCGCTCGATTCGAACGCGGTGCATGAAGTGTACGAAGAAGGATTGTTCATTCCGCCGACACGTTTGTATGCCGAGGGCAAACTCGTTGATGCGGTACTCGATTTTGTGCGCGCGAATGTGCGCGTGCCGGATATGGTGATCGGCGACATTCACGCGCAAGTCAGCGCGGCGCAAGTTGGCGCGGCAAGAGCGTTGGCGCTGCTCGACGAATACAACCTGGATGGACTCGATGGCATCGCGGATGAAATTCACGCGCGTTCCGAAGCGGCGATGCGCGACGCGATTCGCGCGGTGCCGGATGGGACGTACACGTGCGCGCTCACGTTCGACGAACTCGATGGTCCTCTGCCGTTGCAGGTCGCGGTTAAAGTTAACGGCGATGAAATCACAGTGGATTACACCGGCTCTGCGCCGCAACATCCGCGCGGTGGAATCAATTGCACGCTGACGTATACGCTCGCGCACACGGCGTACTCGCTCAAGTGCGCGCTGTTGCCGGAGGTGCCGAGCAACTCGGGATGCTACCAGCCGATCCGCGTCATCGCGCCGGCAGGCAGCGTGCTCAACTGCAAGCCGCCGTCGTCAGTGACGAATCGCACGCGCACCGGTTGGTACATCGCGCCGCTGATTTTTGGCGCGCTGTCACGCGTGATCCCTGATCGCGTGATGGCATCGGGTGGATTGATGACCGGCTACAAAGTGTACGGCATCGCGCAAGACGACTCGACGTTCAACGCGTGGTTGTTCAACTCGGGTGGGCTGGGCGGCAACGCGCACGGCGATGGCGCGTCGGCGACGATCTTTCCGAGCAGTGCATCGAATGTCCCGGTCGAATTGTTCGAGGTCGCCGTGCCGGTGCTGGTGCACGAAAAAGAACTCGTGCCGGATTCCGGCGGCGCAGGGAAACATCGCGGCGGATTGGGACAACGCGTCACGATTTCGCGTCTGGTAAATTACGTCGGAAAACTTTTTGTGATGTTGTGGCCCCATCGCCAAGTCGTGCCGCCCGAAGGATTGGTGGGCGGCGCGCCGGGGAAACGGACACGCATCGTGTGGAACCGCAAAGAATTGTCACGCGAAGAAATCACGTCGAACACCGGTGTGATTGCTCTCGACGATGCGCACGAAATGGTCAGCATCGAAACAGCGGGCGGCGGTGGGTTTGGTTCGCCCGGCGAACGCGCACGCGAATTAATCGAACGCGATGCGCGCGATGAGTTGGTCACGCGCGTGTTGGCAAACGAAGAGTACGGCGCTTAGACTATTCCCATTTTCTTTCGTCCACCATCGTCCTAGCGTCTGCCGACAGACTGCCGGCAGGAATAAATTCGACCTGGTCTACGCCGACGCGACAGAGATCGCGTACCACGTCCGCGAAACTCTTGCTCAACACGTCGGGTTCGCCAATGGGTTGCGCCAGTTCGACCTTGATCGTGAAATGATCGCGCACATTGTCCGGGCGCGTGACGACACCCTGGACGCGCGCAATCGCCGGGAATTTACTCATCGCCAACTTGAGTTGATTCGGATGGACGAACATGCCGCGCACTTTGACCGCTTCGCCCACGCGACCGACGAGCATCATTTTTTGGAACGAATCATCCGCGTAGATCGCCATATCGCCGGTGCCAAGCCGGATGATCGGATACGTTTCGTTGAACGTTGTCACGACGACTTCGCCCGGCTCGCGCACGCCCACACGCTTGCCGGTCTGCGGATCAACGATTTCGACGACGACGCCTTCGACAAAGCGTAAGCAAGTCTTGGTCTCGTCATCATACGCGAGGAATCCCAGTTCGGCGGTCGCGTACGCGTTGAGTGTTTGTAATCCGTACACTCCTTCGAACTGCTGGCGCAGCGACGGCGGATAGGGTTCGGCGGTGAAGAGTGCGTGGCGCAGAACGAATTTCTCTTTGAAATTCAAACCCATCTCTTCCGCTTTCTTGATGATCGTCATCAAGAAACTGGGTGTGCCGGCATAACCGGTCACGCGCAAATCGAGCATCATCTTGACCTGCAACTCGGTGTTGCCGACGCCGCTCGGCACGACCGTCGCGCCGGCGGCATGCAAACCGGCATCGAGCAACAACCCGGCGGGGACGAGGTGATACGACAGCGTGTTCAGCGCGATATCGCCGCGCTGAAAGCCAGCCAGTTTGAAAACCTGACCGGCGGTTTTGACCAACGCTTTCTCCGCGCCGTGCGGTTCATACAAGGGACCGGGCGAGAGAAAAATGTGCTTGAGCCGATTCGGCTTGACGGCAAGGAATCCGCCAAAGGGCGGATTTTCTTGTTGCATCCGCGCGAGTTTGTCCTTGCTCGTGACTGGGACGCGCTCCAAATCGGCGACGCGTTTGATTTCGCCGGGTTTGATCTGGGCGTCGTCAAAAATCTTTTTGATCGCAGGCGCGTTGGTGTACGCGTGTTTAACCAAGCGCGCGAGCTCGCGATCCAATAACACGGATTTTGCTCGTGGCATGTGCTCCTCCTTGTGTTACTATCTTCGCCAAAATCCAGGTTTCTCGAAGAAACCTGGATTCTAATGAGCCGGATTCTATTCTTTCTCCTCCGCATCTTCGCTTGGCGCGAGCGATTCGAGCCGGTGTTCGAGCTGAAAAAAACGCGATTGGAACGCGGCTTGAGCATCCCACAACGCGTGCCAGAATCGCCGCGCGAGCGACATGGGTTTGCGCGCCACCGGTTGCGACCAGTGCCACACCATGCCGGCGTACGTCAGTCCGCCGCCAAACACGGTGATGAGCACGCGCGAACCGGGCTTGATGCGACCTTGCTCGATCGCGTCGCACAACGCAATCGGAATCGAGGCGGACGAGGTGTTGGCATAGCGCGCGACGTTGACGAAGGTTTTTTCCGGCGGGATGCGTAATTTTTGCGCGGTCTGATGAATCAGCGTTTGATTCGTTTGATGCGGAATGAATAAATCAATATCGTCAACGTTCAACTTTGCCGAGCGCAAAACCTCGCGCGCGGTGTGAATCATCGCGCGCAAGCCAAAGCGATAGATCGCGCGTCCGTCCGTGCGCCCGAATTGCAAACCCTGGTCGAGCGCCTCCTGGCTCATCGGATTGCGACTGCCGCCGCCGGGCAAAATAAGCAACTTGCCGCCGGAGCCATCCGCTTTGAGCATGAACGAGAGCAAACCGCCGGGTTGTTCGTTTGCGGCAAGCACGACCGCGCCCGCGCCGTCGCCGAAGAACGCACAGAGCGAATCGTGCCAGGGCAAAATGCGCGAGGCGGTCTCTGTGCCGATGACGAGAATATGCCGATACGCGCCGCTGCGAATGAACCGGTCGGCGACGGTGAGCGCGTACACAAAGCCAGAACAACCGGCGGCGAGATCGAACGCCCCGGCATTCGTCGCGCCGAGCGCGTCTTGGACGAGGCACGCGGTCGCTGGAAATAAATAGTCCGGGGTGTTGGTCGCGCAAATGATCAAATCCACTTGCGCCGGCGCAAGATCGGCGACCGTCAACGCGGTGCGCGCGGCGCGCGTCGCCATGTCCGCGCTCGCCTGTTTTGGTTCGGCAAGGTGGCGCGACTCGATCCCCGTGCGCGTCTTGACCCATTCGGGATCAACCGGCGACGTTTTGGCGAGTTCCTCGTTCGTTACGACTTTGCCAGGGAGATATTTGCCCCAGCCGATGATGTGTGCGTTGTACATGATTAGTATTCAGTATTCAGTGTTCAGTATTCAGTATCAATTCGGTGGACAGTGGACACTGAACACTGAATACTGAACACTAGCGCTACCCCAGCCAGCGTTTTCGCCGCTTGTAGTGTTTGACCTCGCGATAACTCTTGCGCGCGCCAACCTGGGTCAAGCCGAGATAGAATTCCTTGATGTCTTCGTTCTCGCGCAGTTTATCCGCCGGCGCATCCAGCACGATGCGTCCGTTCTCCATCACGTACCCGTGATGCGCCACATTGAGCGCGACGACCGCGTTTTGTTCGACGAGCAGGATCGCCATCTGTTCGGCGCGATTGATGGTCGCGATGTTGTCGAAAATTTCCTGGACGATGAGCGGCGCAAGTCCCAGCGATGGTTCGTCGAGCAACATCAATTTCGGATGCCCCATCAACGCGCGACCGATCACGACCATTTGTTGCTCGCCGCCGGACAGATAGCCGCTGACGCGTCCGCGCAGATCGCGCAGGCGCGGGAAATAGTGATAGACCATTTCGAGATCGCGCTTGAGGTCCGATCCGTTCTGCCGACCGATGCCACCAACCTGCAAGTTTTCTTCGACGGTCAGATGCGAAAAGAGCCGGCGACCTTCGAGCACTTGAATGATGCCCTGTTGCACAATCGCTTCCGGCTTTTTCCGATCCAGGCGCGCGCCATTCCACTCGATCGAGCCGCGCGTCACCTCGCCGAGTTCGGTGTGCAACAAACCGGAGATCGCTTTGAGTGTGGTGGTCTTGCCCGCGCCGTTCGCGCCCAGCAGCGCGACGATCTGCCCAGGTTCTACTTGCAGGGTCACGCCGCGTAGAACCAGGATCACATCGGAATAGACCACTTCGATGTTGTTGAGTTTGAGCATCTGCGTCTAAACACAGCAGGGAAGCAGGGAGAGGGGGAGCAGGGGAGAACGTCCTTGTCTCCTCTGCTCCCGTGCTCCTCTGCACCTCTGCAGTTATTTGGGTTTGAGATCCGGCGTCGTCATCCAGTCGGTCACATAGACGAACTTGCCACCTTTGACTTGCGCGATGCGCGCCTTGGTCGTCGCGCGCCGATCTTTGTTGAAATCAAAAGTGGTGACGCCATCAGTCGGTTTGATTTCGCCGCTAATCATCGTTTCGTACACCGCTTGACCGGTCAAGCCCTCAAAGCCCACGCGGTCAATCGTCTTTTCGATGTACTGCTTCATCGCATCCGTGAACGCGAATGCCAGGAGATAGCCCACGCTGCGTTCCGCCGGCTTGCGCTGATTCGCCGTGAACTGTTCGGTGATCAGTTTGACGCCGGGTTGATCGGCATCGTCCCACCACTGGTTGGGCAAAACGCCGTAGAATCCCTCGGACGCTTCTTTCGCCAGACCCAGCATGGACGTATCCATCGTCCAGTTGCAACCGCCGATCAGGAATTCATCGCGCACGCCGAGCGAGACGGCGTCCTTGAGAATTTGCGCGGGACCGTGCGCGAGCGTATTCGTGAAAATCACGTTCGCGCCGGCTTTTTTCGCCGCGAGAATTTGCGTGGTCACATCCGGCGCGCCCACGGCAAAGAATTCCTGGGTGATGATTTTGATGCCCAGCTTTTCGGCGTATGCCTTGCTCTCATCCGTCAACGCGCCGCGTCCAAACGCCGAGTCCCAGGTTAGCACTGCGACCTTGGGCGAATCCAGGG
This sequence is a window from Chloroflexota bacterium. Protein-coding genes within it:
- a CDS encoding ABC transporter ATP-binding protein, with the protein product MTVLLQVENLGKHYPLRGGMFTRTIGTIRAVDGVNFSIAAGSSFGLVGESGSGKSTIARCLLRLEEPSFGQVRFNGVDILRLPPEEMRRRRAEMQIVFQDPYASLNPRLTVRDIIAEPLVIHTKLRGEALTTRVVELLELVNLSRQYLYRFPHEFSGGQRQRIGIARALALHPRLVILDEPTSALDVSVQAQILNLLDDLQKRLKLTYLFISHDLGVIRYICDRVALIYHGKIVEEGDTERIFTAPREPYTRNLLAAMPIPDPDVSPFRN
- a CDS encoding DUF1177 domain-containing protein, which translates into the protein MALKQVLEIYELLDSAHVTGTQVADILKARGADDVVVERVTGEQGHTDFISCAIRGNGNGPTLGILGQLGGIGARPAQIGLVSDADGAIVALSAALKLADLRRNGDVLPGDVRITTHICPHAPTQPHAPTPFMGSPVGIHTMIVRQVQPEMQAVLSVDTTRGNRIINQRGFAISPTVKEGYILRVSEDLLNVISWVTGKMPVVFPITTQDITPYGNDIYHLNSILQPSTATSAPVVGVALTSEVPVPGPATGANHVYDDEMATRFCVEVAKLFTAGRCQFYDADEWQKIQSRYGSLIFLQTLQR
- a CDS encoding hydantoinase B/oxoprolinase family protein, with translation MSSFDSLTLEILWSRLISLVDEMAVTMLRTSFSTVIGAANDFGCELLDSRGRGLAHATRSMPVFNQTLPHVTKHFIEKYGEDGIRPGDIYITNDPWLCAGHQPDIAVILPFFRNGKRVGFAGSIGHMADIGGALDSNAVHEVYEEGLFIPPTRLYAEGKLVDAVLDFVRANVRVPDMVIGDIHAQVSAAQVGAARALALLDEYNLDGLDGIADEIHARSEAAMRDAIRAVPDGTYTCALTFDELDGPLPLQVAVKVNGDEITVDYTGSAPQHPRGGINCTLTYTLAHTAYSLKCALLPEVPSNSGCYQPIRVIAPAGSVLNCKPPSSVTNRTRTGWYIAPLIFGALSRVIPDRVMASGGLMTGYKVYGIAQDDSTFNAWLFNSGGLGGNAHGDGASATIFPSSASNVPVELFEVAVPVLVHEKELVPDSGGAGKHRGGLGQRVTISRLVNYVGKLFVMLWPHRQVVPPEGLVGGAPGKRTRIVWNRKELSREEITSNTGVIALDDAHEMVSIETAGGGGFGSPGERARELIERDARDELVTRVLANEEYGA
- a CDS encoding ABC transporter substrate-binding protein; this translates as MRNNVVLLALIVLAIIALTACAAPSPTPVPPTAAPKPTDAPKPTDAPKPTTAPATTAPQATAAPKPTDAPKPALRTKANPGEKMTLYHLGDVTGPYASITTPLVSGFSDGVKYINSKGGIRGAEVLVEWSDTANKLDLAISAYNRFREKKPLIMQLYGSTETEGLRDRFAEDKVPVMTAGVSAKGSYPPSYVFAIVPIYSDQFGLFLDWVKANWDKVKPAKGQALDSPKVAVLTWDSAFGRGALTDESKAYAEKLGIKIITQEFFAVGAPDVTTQILAAKKAGANVIFTNTLAHGPAQILKDAVSLGVRDEFLIGGCNWTMDTSMLGLAKEASEGFYGVLPNQWWDDADQPGVKLITEQFTANQRKPAERSVGYLLAFAFTDAMKQYIEKTIDRVGFEGLTGQAVYETMISGEIKPTDGVTTFDFNKDRRATTKARIAQVKGGKFVYVTDWMTTPDLKPK
- a CDS encoding ketoacyl-ACP synthase III; translated protein: MYNAHIIGWGKYLPGKVVTNEELAKTSPVDPEWVKTRTGIESRHLAEPKQASADMATRAARTALTVADLAPAQVDLIICATNTPDYLFPATACLVQDALGATNAGAFDLAAGCSGFVYALTVADRFIRSGAYRHILVIGTETASRILPWHDSLCAFFGDGAGAVVLAANEQPGGLLSFMLKADGSGGKLLILPGGGSRNPMSQEALDQGLQFGRTDGRAIYRFGLRAMIHTAREVLRSAKLNVDDIDLFIPHQTNQTLIHQTAQKLRIPPEKTFVNVARYANTSSASIPIALCDAIEQGRIKPGSRVLITVFGGGLTYAGMVWHWSQPVARKPMSLARRFWHALWDAQAAFQSRFFQLEHRLESLAPSEDAEEKE
- a CDS encoding AMP-binding protein; this translates as MPRAKSVLLDRELARLVKHAYTNAPAIKKIFDDAQIKPGEIKRVADLERVPVTSKDKLARMQQENPPFGGFLAVKPNRLKHIFLSPGPLYEPHGAEKALVKTAGQVFKLAGFQRGDIALNTLSYHLVPAGLLLDAGLHAAGATVVPSGVGNTELQVKMMLDLRVTGYAGTPSFLMTIIKKAEEMGLNFKEKFVLRHALFTAEPYPPSLRQQFEGVYGLQTLNAYATAELGFLAYDDETKTCLRFVEGVVVEIVDPQTGKRVGVREPGEVVVTTFNETYPIIRLGTGDMAIYADDSFQKMMLVGRVGEAVKVRGMFVHPNQLKLAMSKFPAIARVQGVVTRPDNVRDHFTIKVELAQPIGEPDVLSKSFADVVRDLCRVGVDQVEFIPAGSLSADARTMVDERKWE
- a CDS encoding ABC transporter ATP-binding protein is translated as MLKLNNIEVVYSDVILVLRGVTLQVEPGQIVALLGANGAGKTTTLKAISGLLHTELGEVTRGSIEWNGARLDRKKPEAIVQQGIIQVLEGRRLFSHLTVEENLQVGGIGRQNGSDLKRDLEMVYHYFPRLRDLRGRVSGYLSGGEQQMVVIGRALMGHPKLMLLDEPSLGLAPLIVQEIFDNIATINRAEQMAILLVEQNAVVALNVAHHGYVMENGRIVLDAPADKLRENEDIKEFYLGLTQVGARKSYREVKHYKRRKRWLG
- a CDS encoding hydantoinase/oxoprolinase family protein codes for the protein MSNDSTRRYRLGFDIGGTFTDFALLDQATGELKVWKELTTPHDPAQGVMTGLRGLFEYAGVNASQVETAIHGTTLVANTLIERTGAKVALLTTKGFRDILEIRNEQRYDIYDLFLQFPEPLVPRYLRFGVAERSDRDGNVMIEPDENELRAIGERLRAEHVQAIAISFLHAFRNSQNEERVARFIASALPGVPLSLSSQVAPEIREYERTSTTVANAYVQPRLRDYLNRLEKLLQDQGYTGRLYLMLSSGGSTSTRTASDFPIRLVESGPAAGAIAASHFGLTANRPNVISFDMGGTTAKLCLIQNGQPALARGLEVARVSRFRKGSGLPLQFPSIDMIEIGAGGGSIAHLDRLGLLKVGPQSASADPGPACYDLGGDAPTVTDANLLLGYLNPDYFLGGRMKLNVAAAERAMERIAKALNLSPVEAAWGIHSLVNENMAAAAKIHVIEQAQDPRKFAVLAYGGGGPIHGAGVARILNAPEVICPPSAGVVSAVGLLIAPLSFELVQSFPTRWDRVDLAQVEHILGDLQNKGEALLAEAGVREGVTVERSADGRFVGQLHELTVPLPHESLGDEHRTQVSERFMRLYEQRYGHLPQIRSLEFLSWRITVSGPRPPMQTWVASRAGDATAAQRGERRAYFGKAGFVATPVYDRYKMIPGMQFTGPAIVEERESTAIVPPDMELTVDEKLNLIIKAK